In Brassica rapa cultivar Chiifu-401-42 chromosome A06, CAAS_Brap_v3.01, whole genome shotgun sequence, a single window of DNA contains:
- the LOC103872477 gene encoding ras-related protein RABA1b, whose translation MAGYRVEDDYDYLFKVVIIGDSGVGKSNLLSRFTKNEFNLESKSTIGVEFATRTLTVEGKVIKAQIWDTAGQERYRAITSAYYRGAVGALLVYDVTRRATFENIDRWLKELKNHTDPNIVVMLVGNKSDLRHLLAVPTEDGKSYAEQESLCFMETSALEATNVEDAFAEVLTQIYRITSKKQVEAGEDGNGSVPKGEKIEVKNDVSALKKLGCCSN comes from the exons ATGGCAGGGTACAGAGTGGAAGATGACTATGATTACCTCTTCAAAGTTGTTATTATAGGCGACTCCGGAGTAGGAAAATCCAATCTCCTATCCAGATTCACCAAAAACGAATTCAATCTCGAGTCTAAATCCACCATTGGGGTCGAGTTCGCCACTCGGACATTAACAGTCGAGGGTAAGGTCATCAAAGCTCAGATTTGGGACACGGCTGGTCAAGAGAG GTACCGTGCCATCACCAGTGCATACTACCGTGGAGCCGTTGGCGCACTCCTAGTATACGATGTAACCCGCCGTGCGACGTTTGAGAACATAGACCGGTGGTTAAAGGAGCTCAAGAACCACACAGACCCAAACATTGTGGTGATGCTCGTTGGCAACAAATCTGATCTGCGCCATTTACTAGCCGTTCCGACGGAAGATGGCAAATCCTATGCTGAGCAGGAATCGCTTTGCTTCATGGAAACATCTGCCCTTGAAGCCACCAACGTCGAGGACGCCTTTGCAGAGGTGTTAACACAGATTTACCGCATCACAAGCAAGAAGCAAGTCGAAGCTGGTGAAGACGGGAATGGATCTGTCCCCAAAGGTGAGAAAATCGAAGTTAAAAACGATGTTTCTGCTCTGAAGAAACTAGGCTGCTGCTCAAATTGA
- the LOC103872478 gene encoding F-box/FBD/LRR-repeat protein At1g16930, with the protein MDGERSVKENQMNSYRDRLSDLDDLLLCKILSGFPTKESVRTSVLSKRWRNLWLSVPALDLDSSDFSDDDVVMGLVDRFLCSENKQQLERFRLEYWAHHQFRSRFKSCIDAVTARSILQFNVENSVDYHELVEMPPSFYSCERVVNIKLSRVFLDHPESVSLPCVKTMHLERVKYDGDSTLETLISSCPALEALTIFRGANDNLIDVSVRSQSLKTFKLDCLRWTSEGHAVQIDAPRLESMTLSDHLSHSFILHSIGPLAKVAIDVRFNVEEGVPLGPDNSSKITMLREFLTKLSTVKEMKISSDTLDVIHDYCEMEQLPQLSNLSFLHACFQETTWEMLPTFLESCPNLRSFFLRLNWDPRRLVDLSSVPRCLHSSLEVVELETPHFIYKKREGRSIQGTSSKMKLAKYFLENCGALKELTVSRSFSYIINQIMSIPRRSTGCEFFTFE; encoded by the exons ATGGATGGTGAAAGATCTGTCAAAGAGAATCAGATGAACTCCTATAGGGATAGGCTAAGCGATCTAGATGATTTATTGTTATGCAAGATTCTCTCAGGCTTTCCCACAAAGGAATCGGTCCGCACCAGCGTCTTATCAAAACGTTGGAGAAACCTCTGGTTAAGTGTTCCAGCTTTGGACTTAGATTCCAGCGATTTCTCAGATGATGACGTGGTTATGGGTCTCGTGGATAGGTTTCTGTGTTCGGAAAATAAGCAACAACTTGAGAGGTTCAGGCTGGAATATTGGGCTCATCACCAGTTTAGATCTCGCTTCAAGTCTTGTATCGATGCTGTCACTGCGCGTAGTATTCTTCAATTCAATGTTGAGAATTCTGTGGACTATCATGAGTTAGTTGAGATGCCTCCATCTTTCTATTCTTGTGAGAGAGTGGTGAACATAAAGTTGAGCCGCGTGTTCTTGGATCATCCTGAATCTGTATCCTTGCCTTGTGTCAAGACTATGCATCTAGAGAGGGTCAAGTACGATGGTGATTCGACTCTGGAGACTTTAATATCAAGCTGTCCTGCTCTCGAGGCGTTAACCATATTCCGTGGTGCCAATGATAATCTGATAGATGTGTCTGTGCGTTCCCAGTCACTAAAGACCTTCAAATTAGATTGTTTGCGTTGGACAAGTGAAGGTCATGCTGTTCAAATTGATGCTCCAAGACTCGAGTCTATGACTCTCAGTGATCACCTATCTCACAGCTTCATACTACATAGTATTGGTCCCTTAGCAAAGGTAGCCATTGATGTTCGCTTTAATGTGGAAGAAGGTGTCCCACTGGGACCAGATAATTCTTCCAAGATAACTATGCTCCGCGAATTTCTCACCAAGTTATCTACAGTGAAAGAAATGAAAATCTCTAGTGACACTCTAGAT GTTATTCATGATTACTGTGAAATGGAACAGCTACCTCAGTTATCCAACTTGTCTTTCTTGCATGCTTGCTTCCAAGAAACTACGTGGGAGATGTTGCCAACCTTCCTTGAGAGTTGCCCAAATCTACGCTCTTTCTTCCTG AGACTTAATTGGGATCCAAGGAGGTTGGTTGATCTTTCATCAGTGCCACGATGTTTACATTCATCTCTCGAGGTTGTAGAGCTGGAGACACCTCATTTTATATACAAGAAAAGGGAAGGAAGATCAATCCAGGGAACCTCAAGTAAGATGAAATTAGCAAAATATTTCCTAGAGAATTGTGGAGCTCTCAAAGAACTGACTGTAAGTCGGAGTTTCTCTTACATCATCAACCAAATCATGTCGATTCCAAGAAGATCTACGGGGTGTGAATTTTTCACTTTCGAGTGA
- the LOC117125989 gene encoding cilia- and flagella-associated protein 251-like, whose product MVETRLGKRKDRPPPTAPPPQKSGTSKNSKKNKPKKSSKKRKTTDEESPAVDFVGTVGVAEENEVEEPAKDVEDREKEKEESEKEKEREEENGDEDEEEEENSDESQEEKDENGDKDAEKEGNSNESQEEKDENGDKDEEEEGNSDEEVENKDEEKIQEEEDTGEEENGTPEENRGQNENENQEQGEPPLEAELGNVDGDGEGVLGQGEEELEATEAIKPLRMYFYESEYKKQIKLATKCFVKDVMVTFDNLEPPMSDTERKWFEKHPQFCHVFHLEKDSNHMVQGMWMLLLRTVDSSKRKEVWFIVNGVPIRYGLREHALISGFSCRNYPLGYKEFGDRKFVKRHFKKGESIRLEDVKAKLLAMGEHRDRLKMMVLFFLGSVICAQTKVGKGARDVLEFFQRAVDDLEFCENFPWGGGVLV is encoded by the exons ATGGTTGAAACTAGGCTGGGTAAGAGAAAGGATAGGCCTCCTCCAACGGCTCCTCCTCCGCAAAAGAGCGGGACCTCGAAGAACTCGAAGAAGAACAAACCGAAGAAGAGTTCCAAGAAGAGAAAAACGACGGATGAGGAATCACCGGCGGTTGATTTTGTTGGAACCGTGGGAGTTGCAGAGGAGAATGAAGTAGAAGAACCGGCTAAGGATGTAGAAGATcgggagaaagagaaagaagaatcggagaaggagaaagaaagggaagaagaaaatggagacgaagatgaagaggaagaagaaaatagCGATGAATCTCAAGAAGAGAAAGACGAAAATGGAGACAAAGATGCAGAGAAAGAAGGAAATAGCAATGAATCTCAAGAAGAGAAAGACGAAAATGGAGacaaagatgaagaggaagaaggaaaTAGCGATGAAGAAGTAGAGaacaaagatgaagaaaaaattCAAGAGGAGGAAGACACCGGAGAAGAAGAGAACGGGACTCCCGAAGAGAACAGAGgtcaaaatgaaaatgaaaatcaagAACAAGGAGAACCCCCATTGGAAGCGGAATTAGGAAAtgttgatggtgatggtgaagGGGTTCTCGGGCAAGGAGAAGAG GAATTAGAGGCAACCGAGGCAATCAAACCGTTGAGGATGTACTTCTATGAGTCGGAgtacaagaaacaaataaagCTAGCGACCAAATGTTTCGTCAAAGACGTTATGGTTACATTTGACAATCTGGAACCGCCGATGAGTGATACTGAGAGGAAGTGGTTTGAGAAGCATCCACAATTCTGTCACGTGTTCCACCTGGAGAAGGACTCAAACCACATGGTCCAAGGAATGTGGATGTTGCTATTGCGGACAGTGGATAGCTCGAAGAGGAAGGAAGTGTGGTTCATTGTGAATGGTGTTCCCATCCGCTATGGCCTGAGAGAACACGCTTTGATCTCAGGTTTTAGCTGCCGCAACTATCCACTTGGGTATAAGGAGTTTGGTGATAGAAAGTTCGTGAAGCGCCATTTCAAGAAGGGAGAATCAATAAGGCTTGAGGATGTCAAAGCGAAGCTGTTGGCTATGGGAGAACACAGAGACCGGCTGAAGATGATGGTTTTGTTCTTTTTAGGAAGTGTTATCTGTGCGCAAACGAAAGTAGGAAAAGGCGCCAGAGATGTTTTGGAATTCTTCCAAAGAGCTGTGGACGATCTCGAGTTCTGCGAAAACTTTccatggggggggggggtactCGTTTGA